A single genomic interval of Daucus carota subsp. sativus chromosome 1, DH1 v3.0, whole genome shotgun sequence harbors:
- the LOC108210339 gene encoding F-box protein CPR1-like, with product MPPTGRGGRRNHLRRTKPILPSHNLVDPTTSEPPKPHLTARTLPPELLLQILYRTEVKALVRFKCVSRSWYALINHPMFVKKHLSVSTSNKSNSHVIVNANNAGGCGKSIVLLRVDKEPVRLLDIDTSAKDRDGYPRKINFVDFSKKMHVAGSVNGVVLVMHIDEMMGRFVALWNPGINQWKAVKLDDLGGDDIERSAFGLGYDEGNDDIKIVRVVTRSSCMNEFIAGFKWARVEIYSANRGCWKGVDHEGELLFWPRQYHCNFIVKGAPYFVGMDVMPDSAVAFQHEILARFDPCTGFYKKVEYPEHFREMSTWVQPFEYQDSVAVMVQSTPGLLDEPMIDLYVLDDDTASWTKMYAIGPFPYKEFHYPRQSFKTGEIVIEEQLHTRDLYLYDPEASYVSSLIGIDSLKPLWMQSYSHTESLVSVKGMELIGRENKNKKNKPKKINRMEVLSKEFESVLHV from the exons ATGCCTCCCACCGGAAGAGGCGGCCGGCGAAACCACCTCCGGCGAACCAAACCCATTTTACCTTCTCACAATTTAGTGGACCCCACCACCTCAGAACCCCCAAAACCCCACCTCACAGCAAGAACACTACCTCCAGAGCTCCTGCTACAAATCCTCTACCGCACTGAAGTGAAGGCTCTGGTGAGATTCAAGTGTGTTTCCAGGTCATGGTATGCTCTAATCAACCACCCCATGTTTGTCAAAAAGCATCTCTCTGTTAGTACTAGTAACAAGAGCAATAGTCATGTTATAGTCAATGCTAATAATGCTGGTGGTTGTGGAAAGTCTATCGTCTTGTTGCGTGTTGATAAGGAGCCTGTTAGGTTGCTTGATATTGATACTAGTGCTAAAGATAGGGATGGGTATCCTAGGAAGATTAATTTTGTGGATTTTTCGAAGAAGATGCATGTTGCGGGCTCGGTTAATGGGGTTGTGTTGGTTATGCATATTGATGAGATGATGGGGAGGTTTGTTGCGTTGTGGAACCCGGGGATTAACCAGTGGAAGGCTGTTAAGCTTGATGATTTAGGGGGTGATGATATTGAGCGGTCGGCTTTTGGGTTGGGCTATGATGAGGGGAATGATGATATTAAGATTGTTAGGGTTGTTACTAGGTCTAGTTGTATGAATGAGTTTATTGCGGGTTTTAAGTGGGCTCGGGTTGAGATTTACTCAGCAAATCGGGGTTGTTGGAAAGGTGTTGATCATGAGGGTGAACTATTGTTTTGGCCTCGTCAGTATCATTGCAACTTTATTGTAAAAGGTGCTCCTTATTTCGTTGGAATGGATGTCATGCCGGATAGTGCGGTAGCATTTCAGCATGAGATTTTGGCACGATTTGATCCATGTACTGGGTTTTATAAGAAGGTCGAGTATCCAGAACATTTTAGGGAGATGAGTACTTGGGTGCAACCTTTTGAATATCAGGACTCTGTTGCTGTAATGGTTCAATCTACTCCTGGATTACTTGATGAACCAATGATTGATTTGTATGTGTTGGATGACGACACTGCCAGTTGGACGAAGATGTACGCTATTGGGCCTTTCCCTTATAAAGAATTTCATTATCCTCGACAGTCCTTTAAAACTGGTGAGATAGTAATTGAGGAGCAGTTACATACTCGGGACTTGTACCTCTATGATCCTGAAGCTAGTTATGTGAGCAGCCTCATTGGAATCGACAGTTTGAAACCACTTTGGATGCAGTCTTACAGTCACACAGAGAGCCTAGTTTCTGTTAAAGGGATGGAGTTGATTGGGAGggaaaacaaaaacaagaaaaacaaaccCAAAAAGATTAACAG GATGGAAGTGTTGTCTAAGGAATTTGAATCAGTGTTGCATGTTTGA